One segment of Buteo buteo chromosome 6, bButBut1.hap1.1, whole genome shotgun sequence DNA contains the following:
- the ATP6V1D gene encoding V-type proton ATPase subunit D: MSGKDRIEIFPSRMAQTVMKARLKGAQTGRNLLKKKSDALTLRFRQILKKIIETKMLMGEVMREAAFSLAEAKFTAGDFSTTVIQNVNKAQVKIRAKKDNVAGVTLPVFEHYQEGGDSYELTGLARGGEQLAKLKRNYAKAVELLVELASLQTSFVTLDEAIKITNRRVNAIEHVIIPRIERTLSYIITELDEREREEFYRLKKIQEKKKVLKEKSEKERELRRAAGGEREPANLLAEEKDEDLLFE, translated from the exons ATGTCGGGCAAGGACCGCATCGAGATCTTCCCCTCGCGGAT GGCTCAGACCGTCATGAAGGCTCGTTTGAAAGGAGCCCAAACAGGTCGTAACCTCTTGAAGAAAAAATCTGATGCTTTGACACTTCGATTCAGGCAGATCCTTAAGAAAATTATTGAG acTAAGATGCTGATGGGTGAGGTGATGAGAGAAGCTGCCTTTTCACTTGCTGAGGCAAAGTTTACAGCAGGAGATTTCAG TACCACTGTGATCCAAAATGTGAACAAAGCTCAAGTCAAGATCAGAGCTAAAAAAGACAATGTAGCAG GTGTAACCTTGCCAGTTTTTGAGCATTACCAGGAAGGAGGGGACA gctatGAGCTGACTGGCTTGGCCAGAGGTGGAGAGCAGCTGGCTAAGCTGAAGAGGAACTATGCCAAAGCTGTGGAGCTGCTTGTGGAACTGGCCTCCTTACAG ACATCCTTTGTTACTTTGGATGAAGccattaaaataacaaacagaCGAGTGAATGCAATTGAACACG tgATTATTCCCAGGATCGAACGTACTCTTTCTTATATCATCACAGAACTGGATGAACGAGAACGAGAGGAATTCTACAG GTTAAAGAAGatccaggaaaagaaaaaagtcttgaaagaaaaatctgagaaagaACGGGAGCTGCGgagggctgctggtggggaaCGTGAACCAGCCAATCTCTTAGCAGAAGAGAAGGATGAAGACCTTCTCTTTGAGTAA
- the EIF2S1 gene encoding eukaryotic translation initiation factor 2 subunit 1, which translates to MPGLSCRFYQHKFPEVEDVVMVNVRSIAEMGAYVSLLEYNNIEGMILLSELSRRRIRSINKLIRIGRNECVVVIRVDKEKGYIDLSKRRVSPEEAIKCEDKFTKSKTVYSILRHVAEVLEYTKDEQLESLFQRTAWVFDDKYKRPGYGAYDAFKHAVSDPAILDSLDLTEEERRVLIDNINRRLTPQAVKIRADIEVACYGYEGIDAVKEALRAGLNCSTENMPIKINLIAPPRYVMTTTTLERTEGLSVLNQAMAVIKEKIEEKRGVFNVQMEPKVVTDTDETELARQLERLERENAEVDGDDDAEEMEAKTED; encoded by the exons ATGCCAGGACTAAGCTGTAGATTCTACCAGCATAAATTTCCAGAGGTGGAAGATGTAGTGATGGTCAATGTTCGGTCCATTGCTGAAATGGGAGCCTATGTCAGCCTGCTGGAGTACAACAACATTGAAGGCATGATCCTTCTCAGTGAGCTATCCAGAAGACGTATTCGTTCCATAAACAAACTCATCCGCATTGGGAGGAATGAATGTGTGGTGGTCATAAGAGTTGAcaaagaaaaag GTTATATTGACTTGTCAAAAAGAAGAGTTTCTCCAGAGGAGGCAATCAAATGTGAAGACAAATTCACAAAATCGAAGACT GTTTACAGCATCCTTCGCCATGTTGCTGAAGTCTTGGAGTACACCAAGGATGAGCAGCTTGAGAGTCTGTTCCAGAGAACTGCCTGGGTATTTGATGACAAGTACAAAAGACCAGGATATGGTGCTTATGATGCATTCAAGCATGCAGTCTC AGACCCTGCAATCCTGGATAGCCTAGATCTGACAGAGGAAGAGAGGCGTGTATTAATTGACAATATTAACAGACGTCTGACACCACAAGCAGTCAAAATCCGAGCTG ATATTGAGGTTGCCTGTTATGGTTATGAAGGCATAGATGCAGTAAAAGAAGCTTTGAGAGCAGGCTTGAACTGTTCCACGGAGAACATGCCCATTAAA ATTAATCTGATAGCTCCTCCTCGTTACGTGATGACTACTACAACGCTGGAGAGAACTGAAGGACTGTCTGTTCTGAATCAAGCCATGgctgtaattaaagaaaaaattgaggagaagagaggagtcTTTAATGTGCAGATGGAG ccaaaagtGGTTACTGACACAGACGAGACTGAGCTTGCAAGGCAGTTGGAAAGACTGGAGAGGGAAAACGCTGAAGTGGATGGGGATGATGATGCTGAGGAAATGGAAGCCAAAACTGAAGACTAA
- the PLEK2 gene encoding pleckstrin-2 — protein sequence MQRDRLPGLGRFVAGARLSCLLATMQEATGVLKEGFLVKRGHIVRNWKVRWFVLLQDKLLYYKIEGGKKEPSPKGRILLDGCTITCPCLEYENRPLLIKLKTKTNTDYFLECCSREERDSWALDITGAIHAGHPVQVQELHRMKNSFKLLENISLHHIVERMCDSSTGIKLTRNLEQGNRYKETFTGSALVDWLISNSFAVSRFEAVTLASMLMEENFIKPVGARSTEATRYSDLSEQFLDDSTALYMFAESSKKKSSSKEELQFNISELRGTIVKQGFLVKQGHKRKNWKVRRFVLRADPAFLHYYDPTKEENRPVGGFSLRGCLVSALEDNGVPAGVKGNVQGNLFKIITKNDIHYYIQASSKAERAQWIEAIKPLT from the exons ATGCAGAGGGACAGGCTGCCAGGGCTCGGACGCTTCGTGGCGGGGGCTCGGCTCTCTTGCCTGCTGGCCACGATGCAGGAAGCAACTGGAGTCCTGAAGGAGGGCTTCCTCGTCAAACGG GGACATATCGTTCGTAACTGGAAAGTAAGATGGTTCGTTCTGCTTCAGGATAAGCTGCTGTATTACAAAATTGAAGGAGGCAAGAAGGAGCCTTCTCCAAAGGGCAGGATCCTTTTGGATGGCTGCACTATTACTTGTCCATGCCTGGAATATGAGAACAGACCG CTACTCATCAAACTAAAGACAAAAACCAATACAGACTATTTCCTTGAATGTTGCTCCAGGGAAGAGCGAGACTCTTGGGCTTTGGACATCACTGGAGCTATTCATGCTGGTCACCCAGTACAAGTACAAGAGCTTCACAGGATGAAGAACTCTTTCAAACTGCTAGAGAATATCAGCCTCCA CCACATAGTGGAGAGGATGTGTGACAGCAGTACTGGAATTAAGCTGACCCGCAACTTGGAGCAAGGCAACAGATACAAAGAGACCTTCACAG GTTCTGCCCTGGTGGACTGGCTCATCTCCAATAGCTTTGCTGTGTCACGATTCGAGGCCGTCACCTTGGCATCCATGCTGATGGAGGAGAACTTCATCAAGCCCGTGGGGGCCCGCAGCACTGAGGCCACACGCTACAGCGACCTGTCTGAGCAGTTCCTCGACGACTCCACCGCGCTGTACATGTTT GCTGAGAGCAGTAAGAAAAAGAGCAGTTCCAAGGAAGAGCTACAATTTAACATCTCTGAATTAAGAGGCACAATTGTGAAGCAAGGATTCTTAGTGAAACAG GGCCACAAGAGGAAAAACTGGAAGGTGAGGAGGTTTGTTTTGAGAGCTGATCCTGCTTTTTTGCACTACTATGACCCCACTAAG gaagaaaacaggccAGTAGGTGGGTTTTCTCTTCGTGGCTGTCTTGTCTCAGCTCTGGAGGACAATGGAGTCCCAGCAG gagtGAAGGGCAATGTGCAAGGCAACCTCTTCAAAATCATCACCAAAAATGACATTCATTATTATATTCAGGCCAGCTCCAAGGCAGAGCGAGCACAGTGGATTGAGGCAATCAAACCACTGACATGA